From one Gossypium hirsutum isolate 1008001.06 chromosome D08, Gossypium_hirsutum_v2.1, whole genome shotgun sequence genomic stretch:
- the LOC107900782 gene encoding EEF1A lysine methyltransferase 4, whose translation MFRDVSSCNTYNYGDALYWDSRYIQEAGGAFDWYQRYSSLRPFVRRYVPTSSRVLMVGCGNALMSEDMAKDGYEDIMNIDISSVAIDMMRRKYEFVPQLKYMQMDVRDMSFFPDESFDSVMDKGTLDSLMCGTDAPISASRMLGEVSRLLKPGGTYMLITYGDPSARMPHLNRPVYGWNIFLYNLPRPDFKRPGGCSSTKSYLEPIPITEKGLLPADFVLEDPDSHFIYVCKKMDDTELRNMPTYPLTSEIL comes from the exons atgttcCGTGATGTTTCAAGCTGCAACACCTACAACTATGGCGATGCCTTGTATTGGGACTCCCGTTATATTCAAGAAGCTGGTGGTGCCTTTGACTGGTACCAACGTTACTCTTCTCTTCGCCCTTTTGTTCGTCGCTATGTCCCTACTTCCTCTCGTGTTCTCATGGTCGGCTGTGGAAATGCCC ttATGTCGGAGGATATGGCCAAGGATGGATATGAAGACATTATGAACATTGATATTTCCTCAGTGGCTATTGACATGATGAGAAGGAAATATGAGTTTGTTCCTCAGCTGAAAT ACATGCAAATGGATGTCAGGGATATGAGTTTTTTCCCAGATGAATCTTTTGACAGTGTTATGGATAAAG GAACTCTTGATTCTTTGATG TGTGGCACCGATGCTCCAATAAGTGCTTCTCGGATGTTAGGCGAAGTGAGCAG ACTTCTCAAACCCGGAGGGACCTATATGCTG ATAACTTACGGTGATCCTTCAGCAAGGATGCCTCATTTGAACCGGCCAGTGTATGGTTGGAATATATTTTTGTACAACCTAC CCAGACCGGATTTTAAGAGGCCTGGAGGTTGTTCATCGACAAAGTCGTACTTGGAGCCAATTCCAATCACGGAAAAGGGATTACTTCCTGCGGACTTTGTTTTGGAAGACCCGGATTCTCACTTCATATATGTTTGCAAAAAGATGGATGACACAGAGCTAAGGAACATGCCCACCTATCCGTTAACATCTGAGATTTTATAG